Below is a genomic region from Deltaproteobacteria bacterium.
GCTTCTGCACTTCGGTGATGACATCCTTCAGGGCAATGGGCGTGCCACGGGTTCCTTCAAACGTCAGTACGACCTCACCTTCAGGATTCACATCGAAATACTCACTGCCCCAGTTGCGCACACCGTAGAGGTCGATTGTTTCTTCCAACGCATTACGCTTCGCCGATGGACGAGCGCTACTCACAGTCCGTTTTCCTCCAGGGACTGCAGCCACCAGACGGGGTTCTTTTGCCGCACGCGAACTTGCTTTTGCTACTGCCATGGGTACACGTACCCTCCTTGGGTTATCAGCGAACAGCTTCTCCACCAGGAACAGGAGGTTATTTCCTCTGCTCCCTTGTTCTTTGCGAGGCCTCCCTCGCATCCAGTACTGACAATCGTAGAGAAAGGAAACAGCCGCAACAGGAAAAAGTAGCGCGCGCCTCTCGTCTTTGGAGAGAACACGTCGATGCAGAATGTGCTGTGACGCTTATCAACGGCGTTCGTGCTGCCCCTATCAGTGTGAGATGATTCCCCCTTATATAGAGCCTTTGATTTCCGCTGTCAAAAGGAGGAAGAAAAATTTTGCTATATCGTTCAAGCAGGTTGCGCCATTGACGTCTGCTGATGATGACTTACAATCTGCCTCGGGGAGAATTTCTGCAGACTGAATGAATATACGAGATTCCTATTTGAAGTGTGGATTGAGGAGCGATTGTCCCGCAGTGTAGACGCCCTCGACAGGGTGTCTCTACAAAGACATCTCATCTATTGTCCTCGGCTACTTTTGGTACAGTTCATTTAGGAAATCTCTATTGGGATCGCTATGCCACAGCCATCACCCATTCCAAATATCACTCCGGCGAGTCTCGGCTATCGCATGCCTGCTGAGTGGGAGTTGCATGAAGCAACCTGGCTTGCCTGGCCCCATAATCTTGATACCTGGCCAGGGAAGTTCGACTTGGTACCTGACATCTATGTCGAAATTGTTCGCGCTCTCCATACTCACGAGCCAGTCAATATCTGCGTGAATGACGCCGAGGATGCCGTCGAGACCCGGCTGCTCCTCAAGCGTGCGGAACTCGACCTCAGTACGGTCCAGTTTTGTGAGATTCCCACCAACGACACCTGGGCACGTGACCACGGACCAATCTTCCTCTGTCGATCCCTGGAAGAGAAACGAGAGTTAGCGATCACAGATTGGATCTTTAACTCTTGGGGTGAGAAGTACGGGCCGTGGGATCTTGACGATGTCGTACCTCAGAAAATCGCGAAGATGCTCGCGCTACCGATCTTTGAACCCGGTATTGTCCTCGAAGGAGGCTCTATCGACGTCAACGGACGTGGGACCTTACTCACGACAGAAGCATGTCTCTTAAATCCGAATCGCAATCCAACGCTGAGTCGTGTAGAGCTTGAGGCCTATTTACGTGCGTATCTCGGGGTGACAAAAATCCTTTGGCTGGGAGACGG
It encodes:
- a CDS encoding agmatine deiminase family protein, which codes for MPAEWELHEATWLAWPHNLDTWPGKFDLVPDIYVEIVRALHTHEPVNICVNDAEDAVETRLLLKRAELDLSTVQFCEIPTNDTWARDHGPIFLCRSLEEKRELAITDWIFNSWGEKYGPWDLDDVVPQKIAKMLALPIFEPGIVLEGGSIDVNGRGTLLTTEACLLNPNRNPTLSRVELEAYLRAYLGVTKILWLGDGIVGDDTDGHIDDLARFVNPTTVVCALEDDPADVNYAVLRDNFERLQQMTDQDGNPLRVVPLCMPSPVEYDGNRLPASYANFYIANSVILVPTYDCPNDKRAMVTLQELFPTRHVVGIPCTDLVWGLGAIHCITQQQPALY